The Syntrophorhabdales bacterium DNA segment CGAGCCAGAGCGAACTCCTCTTGTCGTCGATCTGTTTCAAGCCCTCATACTGTTTGATGGCGGAGACATTGGCCAGATGGACGCGGTAGCCCTGGTCCATGAGTAGAGTAGGCTACGAGCGCCGTGTGATCTTGCAATCACCGGTTTCCCGTAGCCTCTCACCGAACCAAGCGTGCGCCTTTCGTTACGCACTTGGCTCTCCGGAGATCAAAGCGTATTCGGGTTGTCGCATCCATCCCCGTTTGAACCGTTGCACAGTGAGATATCCCATAAGAAACTGTTCTTCCTTTCCCTCGCGCCACACCCTGCATCCCGGGTGCACGGAACTGGACCGGTGATACCGCATGATTACCTTCAACCTTGCGCCGGGATGCTTCTTCCGGATCCACCTGTAGAGCCTGTCTCTCACGTACTGATCATTGCGATGAAGAATAGGCTTCGCCCCCGCACAGAACCGGTAAAAGTAGCTCCAACCCCGGAGAATCGGATTCAACTGCCGAAGCAGTGTCTCAAGCGACCACGTGGTCGTACTGCGGGTCGTCAGCTCCTTAACCCGGTGGCGGAAGTCCTTTACCTTCTGCTTGGGGATCTCGATCCTTGAACTGTATCCGTAGCGGTCATCCCACTTCATACGGATTCTATGCCCTAGAAACTCGAACCCCTTATCGGTGGCGGTAATACGCGTCTTTTCCTCCGATAACACGAGAGACGCGGTCTCCTTAAGGTAGCGTGCAAGGGACTCTTTTTCTTTCACGGCATCGTCGTACGTCCCTGATACGAGGACCACGCTGTCATCTGCATAGCGGATCGGGAAGAACACCGGCCTCCCTGCCTTTCTGTCTGTCATACGCGCATGCCCGGCTGCCTCTATCCCGTCGCAGGTGCGACGGGACCTTAACTTCTTCTGGTGATGAACCCACCGCTCATACTTCTCCTCGATCACACTGAGTGCGACGTTCGCGATCAGAGGCGAAAGAATCCCACCCTGCTGGGTCCCCACGTCGGTACGGATGATCTGATCCTCCGAGAGGACACCCGCTTTCAAGAACTTGAGTATGAGCCTGTTCACCTTCCGATCACCTGAGCGGCGGCGGATTCTCTCCATAGCCTGGTGATGCGAGATCTGGTCGAAGCAGCTCATGATGTCTGTCTCTATAACATATTGGCAGGGAAACGTAAGTCTTTTGCCTTCGTCGGCCTTGCCGGTAGGTCTCATTGCCAAACGGATGTGTTCCAAAGCACCGTGACAACTGCGCCCAGGCCTGAAGCCGTAAGAGACATGCCAGAACCGGGCTTCGAAAAGCGGCTCGACGATCTGCTTTACTGCACACTGTACGATACGGTCCTTCACGGTAATTATCCCCAGGGGCCGGAACTTCCCCGGTTTTCCGGGCTTGGGTATCCACACCCGTCGGGAAGGACTTGGTTTGTACGAGCCCGAGTGGAGCTCATCCCTTATCCTCTCCAGGTATGCGTCTACCCCTCGCTTGCGGATACGCGACACGGTCACCCCGTCGATGCCCGGAGTTCTTTTGCCCCTATTTGCGGCGACAGTTCTCCAGGCGCACCGCATATTGCGGCTATCAACAATCCAGTTCCACAAATCGCGGTAGGTACCCTCGGGGTGCTCCCGACTCCACTGATACAGCTTCCTCTGCACGCTGAGTAACCAGGCTTTGTCAGCCTTTGCGTCTGTGTTCGCAGACTTCTCCGTCATCGAAAGCGTATCGACCTCCTGCCCCCCTTCGCCATGTGGACGGCTTTCCCGTCCTCAGACTAGTACGGAGGCTCCGCCCCGCAGCCCTCCATCCCCGGTCTCCACGGATAGCCTGCCGGCAGCAGGCGGGCGGACTGCAGTTCCCATGTTCCTGATCCCCGACCTCATTGAGTGCTTAGGTGGCATGCTTTACCCCTTGCGGCACCGGAGAGTGGGATAGAAGGAGTGACCCGCTTTCAGGCACGGGCTTATTCGTGCCTATCAGGTAGAAACGCTCACTCTACCCGAATCACACCGCATTCCTTGAGCGCCATCACGCTACAACCAAGGTTGCTCGTTAAATCAAGAGGCTTCAAACGCATGCTTCGTTGTCTCACCATACACCCGGTGGTAGCCCGGCCGCGCGGTGATGGCCGCGTTCCGGTACCTTTAAGACCGCTCTGCTTATGACACCCCGCCGGTGGAACCCGGCTGAGCTTTGCGGCCCCCTTCTGCCCAATCTCCTCCATCAGGCAGGGCACATCTTGTGCCGGTCGGGAACCGGCAGGTACAGCTCTTTATGTTAAAGCGCCATACTTTCATGGCGCACGGCCGTCCACGAGCCAGTACCAGTTAAAGGTAGACTCGACGACAATACCTTCTGTATCCTTCTTGAAAGGATCGAGACCGGAGAGGATCAACGGGAGCTCGTTTCTGAACCGCTGCTTGTGGAGCACCGTGTTCTCCTCATCAACCATGCCGACGTACGTGTTTGTTGCATGTAAATCCATGCCGACGTACACTTTCATTGGGGCACCTCCATGAAAGGATTTGAGAGTTCTTTTCACCATAGTACAATTTCCTCTTGTCTATGGCGAGGTGCCCTCTAGATGATTATCAGGTGACATATTTAAGCAGAACAACGAGCGGTCCCGTATGTTATTCTCAGCCCTTTGTTTGTGATACATTCATAATGTGACGCCTCTCCCCTGCCCTCCTATGCCTCCGTTCTTACCGCATCTATCTTATCCCCGATGCGGCATCGGCCGATAAAGAAAAAGAGGCTGACCTGCGGTGGGGTTTATCTGTTCCGTTCGTACAAACACGCCGTCGAGAAAAGAACAGTCCTTCTAGAAGCTGGCCTCCCGCGGCTTCTTTCTTCGCCCTCAGCGGCAAAGCCCTCTCCCAAAGAATGTTGCAGCTAATCTTCAGGACATACCGACTGATAAAAGCAAAAGAACTGATCGAGTGAGATACGTCGATCGAAGGAGGCAGCAAAGATGGCCAAAAACACCAAGCGAAAGTTACGCAAATTGAAAGGCCGGCTGAACGAGGCGAGACGCGGACTGGCGAAGCTACATCCTGTCACGCAGGGTGGTCGTACTGCCGTAATGCTTAATGGGGCAACGCAGTATAGTGTTCAGAAATCAGCGTTGTCACCAGCCAAACCGAACTTATCGCCCAATGAGATAGACACCTTGAAAGCAGTACTCGGTTTCTAAAGGAGCATCAGCGACAAGGTGTGACAAAGGCCATCTCCTTCACCAGCTTTTCGCAGTCCCAGGTGAGGCAACAGAGAAAAAGTGAGTCTGCCGATGAAGCCGGCCATTTGGTCCTCTCATGACCCAGAGGAGGAGCGAGTCGCAACTAACAAATCGCCAGGACCGAAAGACTATTTGTAACCGATGTGCTGCCACAATCAGCGACTAATCTATGAGCCGTTGCGGCTCTAGAAAAAAGGCCAAGTAAACTTCCTGGTGTGACAACCTCATATCAAAACCCGGTAAATATACGAAATGGGGCAGGTATTTACTTTTTGGTGTTTTTCAATCGAATTTCCCGGATCTTCTTCAATCGTATCATAAGGATATTCTTTTTTTAACTGAAGCGAGGCAGACCAACTACTTGTACACTCAGGATTGCACCGGAAACTAGCTTTTCTTGTATACTGCTGTTCATGGCACGCCTGTTGTATCGGAGTCTTAGAGGTAGGTACCAAAGAATATGAAGGGTACATGCGGAATTCACCCGGTGTATAAGAGCCACGCTTAAGAATGCGGCTTAATAGCTCCGGATACCCAAAAGCAAGTGCAACAGGAGAACTGACGAGGAACCGGTGTCTGCAATTTCATAATAACCCAGATTAGGGTAGAAAGAAGGAGGAGAGCGATGATTCCGGAAATAAAAAAGATTCTGTATGCCACTGATCTTACGAAGAACTCGGCCTATGCATTTTACTTTGCGGCCGATCTGGCGCGAAAGCATGATGCAACAATTGTAATCCTCCACTGCATGGGATGGATCCCGCCTGAGATATACTATGAAGGAGGCTTTGTGGACCTGGACAAGGTCATGCAAAAGGCAAAACAGCAGGAGGCACGGGAAGACGTCGCCGAGATCGAGAGGCGGCTGCAGGAATTCAGCCGAAAGGTAGTATCGACGATCGGCTCGCCGGATGTCGACTTCGTATCGAAGATCATTGTCAAGCCCGCATATCCTGTCGAAGAAATCCTGAATATCGCCGATGCCGAGGAGTGCGACGTGATTGTTCTCGGTACCCATGGAAAGGGATGGTTGAAACAAACCTTTGTGGGGAGCACTGCGCGTTCGGTACTGGAGAGAACGCGCAAGCCCATGTTCATTATACCGCTGCCACCTGAAAAGACTGATCTTGATTGGGATGCAGCTGACCCAGACCTTTCTGAAAAATTGGCATGAAACTGCCGTTGGTCTGGAGCTCACGAAGGTAGTCTCTGCCCGAGAAGTAACGGAGGAGGCGAGGCATGGTACCACACATAAAAAAAATTCTCTACGCTACCGACCTTACGGTTAACTCAGCCTATGCATCCTATTTTGCCGCTGATCTCGCGAGAACACATAACGCAGAGATCGTAATTCTCCACTGCGTAGAGGCGATCAGTCCCTGGGTATACCTCGGAGCAGCCGCCCGCAATTTCCCTCTGTTCCTGCAAGAGGAAAAGGAGCGCAAGGTGCAGGAAGACATGGCAGAGATCAAGAAACGGTTGCAGGAATTCAGCCTGAAGACAGCGTCACGCTTCGGCCCCAACCCCCAAAACCTCGTGTCCGAGATCATCGTCACCGCAGGATACCCAGTGGAAGAAATCCTCAACGTAGCGAGCACGCGGGAATGCGACATCATCGTCCTGGGCACCCATGGAAAGGGATTATTAAAGCAGACCTTTCTCGGAAGCACGGCTCGTTCAGTGCTGGAGCGGTCTGTGAAGCCGGTCTTCATTATTCCGCTGCCTTCCGATAAAGCATGTATGCGTGGGGAGGTACTCTAGAGAGGCCTAGCCTTTGACAGCACGAGAGAGGGGTTTGCCTCCTGTGACAAGCATTCAGGCAATGCCTGCGGGCCTCCAGCATAAGAGGGTAAAGAGACATGCGCAGGAAGACTGTTGGAACGAACCAAGATTGGGAGCTTCCAGATGTTATCGAGGAGAAGGCTCTCTTCACCTCCCGGGCTTCGCATTACCTCCTGCCAGAAGACCGTAATACAGAGAGCAACGAATGTTTCATGTTTCCGGTCTTCAGACCGGCGGGTCAGACATTTGGGGATTGCTTGTTCCTCGGCCACGGTCTCAACGAAACCTCATACCTCAAGCTGAAGTACTGGGCGAAAGCCCTCTGCCACAACCTGAGAATGCCCGTCTTGATATTCCCTCTTTCCTTTCATGTAAACAGAAGACCCTCTTCGTGGCTCATGAGGATGCGCAGCCTGTACAGATCGAGGTCACAGATCAACGAGAATCGCTGTGCCTCTCCCTTTAATGCCGTCATAAGCCACAGATTTGCTGAAATGCCGGAACGTTTCTTCCGGGGTGCGCTGCAGAGCTACTGCGATATAAAAGATCTCACCCTCCTAATGCGGAAAGGACAATTTGAAACGATGACCGGAAGAGGGGAGCAGATCCTTGCGCCGACAGCCAGAATCAATTTCCTCGGCTATTCGATCACTGGCTATCTTTACCTGGCTCTGGTTATGCTTATGGGGGACGACCTCTTGAGCGATTCGCGAGTGGTGCTCTTCAGCAGTTGCACTCACATTCGGGACATGAACCCAGTCAGCGTTCTTGTCATTGATGAGGATGCGTTCCGCCGGTCAAAACAATTCTATGAGGGAGGATACAAAGAACAGGCATCCCCTGAATTCCGCTGCTGGCTGCATGAGGAAGAAACGGGATTATGGTTCAAACGGCTCTTCTTTAACGAGGGCGGAAGAGATCGCCTACACGATGCTACCAGAACGCTCTCTAATCGGGTTCTCATCATAGGGGACCCACACGATGAGGTCTTTCCCCTCGAAGCCACAAAAGCGAACCTGGGTGGATTTTTGCATTGCCGTGCCATGGCGCTCGGGAGGCATGAATTTCCGTTCAATATTTCCGACTTGAAGGAGAAGAGTTTCCAAGAACTTGCTGAAGAAATCAGGGGGAGTGAATTTCCATCCGAGAACTATCGGAATACATTTGTCGAATGGGTTAATGCCGTAAGAGATTTTTTGTGTCCGGCCTGCGCCGTCGTCAGTGCTGACGTCGAATCGTAATCCTCAACTTCAAGGATTGCATTCGGATCCCTTCGCCTTATACCAAACCGTAAAATGGGTTGCTTCATTTCATCTATTTTTGAAGCACGCCCGTTTGGGGTCAATGGTAACCAGGCATGTGGCAGCTACGCAATCCACCCCACGTTTTGATACTAAAGGTCCGGTCGGATGTAGATGTGATCTCTCCGTTTTTTCAATGTCACCCTTCGGCGTTGCGTAAGCTCCCATCTTCGGCCAGTAACGTTAGGATTTTACCACCGCCTGATCTGATTGAGAAACTTGCAGCTCGGTCCGAAGATGCAGGTTGTTCATAACGGTGCATGTTTCCGGCAGTCTTTTCAGGATCTTCCTCGTTCTCTTCTCAGCGAAGACTCCCTTGATTCTTACGAAGGAGTATTTCGCGACGATTACGACTGAGAGGAGAAGAACCACCGCGAGAAATATCTTAAACAGGTCGAATAGCAGTGTAAGGGACGCTGCAATAGCTTGATTCACGAGCTTGCCTCACATCCACGCTGGTCCGTTCTGCTGTGATGGGGCCATCCGGTGTTTCAGCTCACGTCCTTCAAACATCCCGCCGTGTTCTTTGTCGAAGGTAGAGAAGATTCACTTCCATCACGTCAGGCCAGCCCTTCGCTCTTCTTGCCGTCCTTGAGGGGTACGAGAGCCTTGTAGCCTACCACTCTGATCTAGGAGAATCCCTTGCTGAATTCCGGGTTTCCTTCTGCTCACCCTTAAGATGTCGTTCCACTGCTGGAAGGTCGTTGAGCCAGTAACTCGTTGTTGCTGCCCAACCGAGCGGCGCAATACTCTTATCGGCCTATCACCACTCCTCCGTCGTGCTCGCTAGTCCGTAATCAGGACTTCCCATGGTGCAGCTCCCGCTGCGGCCTTCTTTATTCTCGTGACCCAGTTCTGTCCCTCGGCGATCACACCCTCACCGCTGACCTTATCGCCAACCTTAAGATTGCTCAGATTTCCATACCCCGCCTCGTACGTGGTGAATTCGAAATTTCCGAGGTAGGTTTTGTCTCCAATCCTCACGACCGCAGTCTGATACTGCGGATCCACACTCTGGATCTCTCCCGTGAACTTAAATTTTTCATTCTTACCAAAAGCATCTGACGGCACGGTCATGCCCAGCCATATCTGACCGTACACTGAACTCGCCAGTGCCATACCGATCACGACCGCCACTAGAACCAATATTTTTTTCATATTCCTGCCTCCTTTGTTTAGTTTTGGTCGCCTCGCACAGGAGCTCTACCATACGAGAGCAATCACAATGCCACCGTAATTGATTGGAAACATTGTCCATTGGAAATCGCACCTAGCGATTTTTCGTGAATTAACGATGGATATCAAGGGAACGGCCTTTCGAGTACCCAACGAAAGATCCTCGGAAAAGATCTCAAAAGTACATTTCAAGGTTTTGCTCAAGAATTTTGCCAACGCCCTCGGGCAGATGCAAGCATGGGATAGGCGGTAACCTCCTTCGCCCCTCTTCAGAGTTTGCATTAATGACAAACGAGTGAGGAGGATGGTTATGCGATTAATCCCAACACCAGTTTCCCTTCTTTCGGTTGTAACCCCGGACCAGGTGACATACGGCGTCGCAAGTGCAATACGGTTCTCGTTTTTAGTCAGAGTCATGCTGTTTTTTCATTGTGCGGCAGTTCGACCCGGATATTATGGAGAATGATATCTCCATGAACCGCACGACAAGACCGCGACGCACGGAGAAGGACGCCGCCTTGCGCAAAGAACGCAAGAGCGCGCGCGTCGAGCTGCGGAAA contains these protein-coding regions:
- a CDS encoding universal stress protein; amino-acid sequence: MIPEIKKILYATDLTKNSAYAFYFAADLARKHDATIVILHCMGWIPPEIYYEGGFVDLDKVMQKAKQQEAREDVAEIERRLQEFSRKVVSTIGSPDVDFVSKIIVKPAYPVEEILNIADAEECDVIVLGTHGKGWLKQTFVGSTARSVLERTRKPMFIIPLPPEKTDLDWDAADPDLSEKLA
- a CDS encoding DUF6051 family protein, coding for MRRKTVGTNQDWELPDVIEEKALFTSRASHYLLPEDRNTESNECFMFPVFRPAGQTFGDCLFLGHGLNETSYLKLKYWAKALCHNLRMPVLIFPLSFHVNRRPSSWLMRMRSLYRSRSQINENRCASPFNAVISHRFAEMPERFFRGALQSYCDIKDLTLLMRKGQFETMTGRGEQILAPTARINFLGYSITGYLYLALVMLMGDDLLSDSRVVLFSSCTHIRDMNPVSVLVIDEDAFRRSKQFYEGGYKEQASPEFRCWLHEEETGLWFKRLFFNEGGRDRLHDATRTLSNRVLIIGDPHDEVFPLEATKANLGGFLHCRAMALGRHEFPFNISDLKEKSFQELAEEIRGSEFPSENYRNTFVEWVNAVRDFLCPACAVVSADVES
- a CDS encoding universal stress protein translates to MVPHIKKILYATDLTVNSAYASYFAADLARTHNAEIVILHCVEAISPWVYLGAAARNFPLFLQEEKERKVQEDMAEIKKRLQEFSLKTASRFGPNPQNLVSEIIVTAGYPVEEILNVASTRECDIIVLGTHGKGLLKQTFLGSTARSVLERSVKPVFIIPLPSDKACMRGEVL
- the ltrA gene encoding group II intron reverse transcriptase/maturase produces the protein MTEKSANTDAKADKAWLLSVQRKLYQWSREHPEGTYRDLWNWIVDSRNMRCAWRTVAANRGKRTPGIDGVTVSRIRKRGVDAYLERIRDELHSGSYKPSPSRRVWIPKPGKPGKFRPLGIITVKDRIVQCAVKQIVEPLFEARFWHVSYGFRPGRSCHGALEHIRLAMRPTGKADEGKRLTFPCQYVIETDIMSCFDQISHHQAMERIRRRSGDRKVNRLILKFLKAGVLSEDQIIRTDVGTQQGGILSPLIANVALSVIEEKYERWVHHQKKLRSRRTCDGIEAAGHARMTDRKAGRPVFFPIRYADDSVVLVSGTYDDAVKEKESLARYLKETASLVLSEEKTRITATDKGFEFLGHRIRMKWDDRYGYSSRIEIPKQKVKDFRHRVKELTTRSTTTWSLETLLRQLNPILRGWSYFYRFCAGAKPILHRNDQYVRDRLYRWIRKKHPGARLKVIMRYHRSSSVHPGCRVWREGKEEQFLMGYLTVQRFKRGWMRQPEYALISGEPSA